gttggaggaagaggattgggaggcgttagagcaggaggagaaggagtgaatgattgggtgcaggagagggaacaagtggaggaggaggatgtccGGGATGAGGAGGAGCACGAGCCAAAGGAGTAGGAGCGGCTGCGGGAGGATGTTGAGGAGGGCGAGAtcagagggaagaggatgaggagaaaagatagaGCCAGGGTGGAAGAGCATGAGTAGAAGtgtaggagcagaaggaggaagagcccgaggaggaaaaggtggagggagaggaggagcgggaagagttggaggaagaggattgggtggggttagaagaagaagaggaggaggagaaggagtagggaatgactgggtgcaggagaaggacaaatggaagaggatgatgtcgagcaccaggaagaggaggatcgcgagccaaaggagcaggagcagctggaggagggagttgACTAGGacgagagcagagggaagaagaggtgaaaggtcagaggtagggcaggaagggcagtagcaggagaggacctggagaaggaggaagagtcctaggaggaagagttggaggaggaggaagaggtgaaggacgaggacgaggaggatcagatgcaggaagaggattgggaggagttacaggaggaggaggaggaggaagacgagtgAATGATCGGGTGCAGGCgagggaagaagtggaggaggaggaagtccagGACGAGCAAGAGGAGCAGCAGGAGTCGAAGAGCAGTAGTAGCTGGGGAGGAAATTGAGGAGGAcgtgagcagagggaagaagacgaggaggaggaaaggtagagccagggctggaagcGCAGTAGCTGCAGAGGGGGAGCAGAAGGATGAAGAGGcccgaggctaagacttccaatactgtgttgagtaACAGCGGAGGGGGTGGACATTCATGTCTCgttcctgacttgagctgagagcTTTTGCTCATTGAGATGATATTcacgttgggtcgttcatacatGGCTTTATGACCTCGATgtgtgctccttctatccctactttcctgagggttttttttttttttaccaggaaaggatgctgtattttgtccaacaCTCTGTCTGGATCGAGTGAGAGGATCCTGTGGTTCTCGTCTTTTCTTTGGTTGATGTGAGGAAtcctgttaattgttttgcggatgctgaaccagccctgcatcccaggtgcaaatcccactgggtcgtggtgaataacattttaatgtattgttggatccgagtgtctgatatcttgttgaggagttttgcatccatgtgcatcagggaaattggtctatagttctcctttttagtggggtctctttccggttttggaatcaaggtaacactggcttcatagaaagaggttggaagtttccttccatttctattgtgggaacagcttcaagagaataagtgttaactcttccttaaatgtttgctggcactcccctggaaagccatccggccccgcagtcttcttccttcagcaggtttttgattactaacttgatttctttactggtgatgggtctgttcagattttccttttcttcctctttcagctttggtagtgtaaatgtttctaggaatttgtccatttcttccagattgcccattttattggcaaataattgctcctaatatgctcttcttattgtttgcctttctgctgtgttgcttgtgatctctcctctttcattcttgcgtTTATTGATTTGGGccgtttcctttttctgtttcatcaaactgatgactggcttatcaattttgttaactccttcaaagaagcagcttctgggctcattgatctgttctcctattttggttggttggttggttggttggttggttggttggttggtttgaggttgtttttgtttttgttttgtttcatttttggtttcaatagcgtTAATTTCCGCTAATGattgttattttctgccttctgaatGTGTTGGGTTTCATATGGTGTTCTTTTTACAGCCTCTTAAGGCGTAAGGtgaggttgtgtctctgagacctttctttcttctttaggaagacctgactTGCTAGATAGGTCCTCTTATTACACACCCGGTGCGTCCcaggggttttgggttgtggtgttatcagtaacttccatatacattttcattgacttccgtatactttgtatatcctctttaaacccttggttagcccattcagtctttagtaggatgttcttcagtctcccagtatttgtgacctttccaaattgtttcttgtagttgatttcgagtctcgtagtgttgtggtctgaaaatgtgcacggTGTGACCTCGATCTCTTTGAACTTCCTTAGGGTTGACTTTTTCCACCAGGAAATGATCTATAGAGGAGAATATTCCATGAGCACTGGAGAAGAAcgtatgttctgctgctttattatgaaatgttctgaagatatCTGTGCAGCCCATCatgtccagtgtgtccttcaacgCCCCCGTTTGcttgttgagtttttgtttagattatctgtgtATTGCAGCAAGTGGGGAGTTGATGTCTCCTCCTATGATGGCATTACTAAGAATGaggttccttatgtttgtgattaactgatttgtatatttggttgctctcaaatacaccacataaatgttttcaattgctaggtcttcttggtggatagactcctcGATTATGACATCATGCCCTTGTGCATCACTTGACACAGTCTTTACATTAACGTctggattgtctgatagaagtatggctactttggctttgtttggttgacggttagcatgacagatgattctccatccccttattttcactctgaagttgttttcacatctaaagtgggtctccGGTAAACAGCATATCGATGCAACTTGttctctcatccattctgttcccctgtgtgttttgattggagcattgagtccactgacgtttaaagtgagtactgaaagatatgaatttatggcCATTATCTTGTTTGAAGGGTTGGaggataaaatatctatatatctttatatctatatctatatctacgtctccatctccatctatatgtatatgtatgtgtatgtgtatatgtatatttatatatatatatatatgtatatgtatatgtatatgtatatctatatgtatgtgtatatgtatgtgtatgtgtatatgtatacgtattgtataactatatctatatatctatatctatatcaatatctatatatctctatatatctttatatatctaattctgtatctatttctaaatataaatataaatataaaaagtataaatataaacaggtagataggtaggtaggtaggtaggtaggtagatagatagatagatagatagatagatagatatgaatttcCCTCTGAGTGTCCCCCCTTAAAAATTGCATGCAGGTCTGATTTagcggtcacaaactcctttaaattttgtttgtccaggggcgcctgggtggcgcagtcggttaagcgtccgacttcagccaggtcacgatctcgcggtctgtgagttcgagccccgcgtcgggctctgtgctgacagcttggagcctggagcctgtttcagattctgtgtctccctctctctctgcccctcccctgttcatgctctgtctctctctgtcccaaaaataaataaaaaacattgaaaaaaaaatttaaaaaaaaataaattttgtttgtctcggaacctttttctctgtttctattttgaatgacagccttgctggataaagaattcttcactgcggatgtttctaattcagcactttgaacgtatcctaccactcctttcaggcctgccaagtttctctggataggtctgctgcaaacctgatctatcttctctTGTAGTTTAGGGACTTGTTTCCCCTTGGTGCCTTCCTGATTCTCTTTGCCTGAgtactttgtgagtttgaatatgatatgccttgctgagggtcagtttttgttgaatctaatggggtcctcggtgcttcctggattttgatggtgtgtctttccccaggttagcaaaatttcccactatgatttgctcacataacctttctacccctatttctcgctcttcctcctcgggacccctatgattctgatgttgttccttctgcatgagtcactgatttctccaattCTTCAATCGTGCTCTTTCCCTTAATCTCCCTCGATTTTCCTGCTTCCATAGTCTCCATACGTTTGTCCTCTGAAtcgctgattctctcttctgtctcatccatccttgacaccgctgcatccatccgtcattgcagctcagttatatcatttttaatttcattctggccagttttcacttcattttttctctgcacaaagggactctaatctacattggactgcagctagtattctcATCATCGTGCTTCTAAATGCTGctccagacatcttgcttgtacctgtgttggttgaATCCCTGGctctcgtttcttcatgctctttctttctgggtgaattccttccttttgtcatttggaatggagaaaaggaactcatgaggtggaaaattcaaatgaaatattcaaagtgtaaaatgttaaaagtaaaaacttaaaaacacacacgtaaataatggaatgaattatgctagattctaggcatgtttcatctgggtgttgaaagtggttttgaggggcgcctgggtggcgcagtcggtaagcgtccgacttcagcgaggtcacgatctcgcggtccgtgatttcgagccccgcgtcaggctctgggctgatggctcagagcctggagcctgtttccgattctgtgtctccctctctctctgcccctcccccgttcatgctctgtctctctctgtcccaaaaatgaataaaaaaaaaacgttggaaaaaaaaattaaaaaaataaataaataaataaagtggttttgacacaggagagaaaaaaatagtgggagtggagaaaaatttagaaaataccaataaaaatattaaaaagggaaatgtcgtgagaatttgaaaactcaatacactgaagtagactaaaaggagaagatgggagtaaaatagaatttgtgaatatagacacaaaaggaaagaataatgtagaagagttttaaagaaaattagtaaaatttccacctgcccagtctcctttgcctctccgcgcacaaaagcacctcccttcctgcgcctCCTCGCtctccaagttcacttctccatgccacgtacctgctgaattcggaGGTTCAGGATATGCAGATTGCTGTGCTAATCCCCCAGTCAGTTTCCTGGGTGGGTacgatggtttagtgttggtctggctgtatttcatgcacACGAGACACTTAagaagcttccatgctgtctgccatcttggctcctccccaaagAGGTGAGATGTGTAGCACCAGTTCTCTGATATGAGACATCCCATAGGACAGTTGTGGTCGGTGACAAAGCGGAAAAGGGCATGTACCACACAGGGAGGTCaccctggagggggaggcagagaacctgctccagacctgggaggggaggcaggggctccaaTGCTGGAGCCACGCCCACCACCCTCCAGCTGATGGTTCCTGAACAGCAGCCAACTGTCTGGGTCTGGCCTGGAGCTCCTTCACCCCAAGGACCTGTGGTCAAAAAGttcactgccctgcctctgccccacctccaccacagccacagccacagccacagccactgcAGTGTCCGAAGGGCCACGTGGCCGTGGGCGTGCTTCCCAAAAGCTGGTGGGCtccagaaggaggcagcaggcaTTTAAAAACCTTGGGCCTCGACACTCCACCTGCCGGGCCTAGTCTGGAGCCTCATGCCTCAAGTTCCCACCCCTTGTGCTCTATGGCCCTAGCCTGAGGATGGGCTAAGGCCCCAAAGCAAGGGAGTCATGTTCCGGAAAACGCTGAGATTCCTGAGAATACCGGGCCTCCATTCTGCTAGAAGAGGGCGTTCGAGAGTCCAGGCATCGTGGCAGCACGCCCGTCTCAGTCCCAGACAATTTCACTCATGCAtacgcacgcgcacgcgcacgcacaggcacaggcacgggcacacacacacactccccctctGTGGCTGTCTCTAGTTGTGACTTACTCTCCTTCCTCGGCCTCCTTCCATGtccctctggcctctgtctgtctctgagtccctgtgatcattttctttagggaacgcttcctccctcccacacctccatctctctttctctgtctctgtcctgtcctgGGACAGTATCAGTGCATGTGGGTTTCCGTGAGCTGTGCATGTCCATATGGACGTAGTAGGCTGCTGATGGCACAGGGCTGCAGGGGAACGCACAAAGGAACGCACAAGTACCAGGGGTCAGAGCACATCCAGACCTCCTAAGCCGTGactgcctccaggcagcccacacAAGCTGGGTATGCATGTGAACTGAGAAAGGTCAGTCCCTTGCCCCTTGCCCTGTAGGTTGCAGCCAGCTGGGAGGTACTGAGACCCAAGGGACTCCCCAGTGTTGAGAGGGTCTGAAGAAAGGGCAGGAGCCGAGGAAGCAGGGAACCTAGTCGTAGCTGGTGTTTCTCCACCTGCCATGTTCCAGTGCCATTGGTACTGGAAGGTTGGTATCAGGTGTGGCTCTCTTTCCTTGGCATCTCAATGCAAGCTTCCGTGACCCAATGGAGGTCCTGAATCGGCCCTAGTTTTCAGCCAGGTTTGGGCCCCAGGACAAATGCATGTGCTGTGTGAGGGGGAAAAGCAAGTGTGAGTCGTGGGGAGGAGCTAGCTTCGTGAGTGGGATGTGGCAGAGGGCATGAGTGAGTGCACAGGTCCACTAGAGCGTGTCTGTGAATGTATTGTGGCTGGCGCCTGTGAGTACTTTTGCCTGTGCCTTAGCGTTTGTGCTGGCAGCGTGCGCGTGTCTGTGTCCACGTGCCGCGTGGCCGTGCATCTTTGTGCCTGAGTGAGTGTGCGTAGGCCGTTGGCTAGCGAAGGAAAGAGACTGGGGGCTTTCCTGACTTGGTGAGTAAGGGGGAGGCTCCAGTGCCAAAGTGCAGCGAGTGCAATCCCTTCGCTCCTGGGATCGACACGGAGCTAGCTGAACACCTTTCATGACGGGAGGAAAGCCTGGACTTTGCCTGGGTCCGCTCATCCTGTGTTGCCTTGGCCAGGGGCAAGTTGGGGTTGGGCCTTCCATGGTGCAGTGGAGGAGGACCAAAGTTCCCTGCAAGGAAGTGGGCATtagtggagggaggcagcagatAGCAAGAGTAagtctggccctgctcctggagcGGCCTAGGGGATCATCGCAAGGCCTTGTGGTCCgagcctggggatgtgtctcggTGAACATCCTCCTGGATGACCCTGCAGAGACGGGCCTGGCTGGTCTAGAGTCCCTTGCGAAGTTGGGGCCCGGCCCCTGGGCCCCAATATTGTGGTAGGTGTTGGTCAAACTGAAAGGCATTGCCTGCTTGTCCCAGACAGTCCCTGCACCTGGGACCCAGATTTGCTCCCACGTTGCTGCCACGGGGTCTCCCAGCGATGCGTGGGAGTTTGACAGGCCCCATTTCTCTGGAGGGAGTGAGTTGCATAGGTCAGGTGCACCAGGGTCTGGGCCTGCTTTCCTGTCTTGCCCACCCCCTACGTCCTCTGCTGAGGGCAGCTTGAGGGCTCACCACTGGacctgttcctctccctttctgggtAAGCGTTTGCCTCTCTGTCGGTCACACTGGCCACCCCCTCTCAGCCCCCTACCACCTGGTCAGcctccccccatccacctgcGTGTCTATGCATTGCTGTCACCTGAAGCGGTGGTGTGCTGCCTCATATATCACAGCCACCCTGGAGCATTTCTGTACCCCGTACGTATCGTGACATAGCCCAACGAGTCTGGAGGAACCTCTTCTGTGTCACGGAAGCAACATGTTGGCCAGAGGGCCCGGCACACGAATTTGGAAATCCTAGAATCCCCCGCCTGCGGGGCAGCCTCCTGGTCCCATAAAGAGGTAGGGGAACACTGCACTCCACCAAAGGGAAAAGCAATGCATGAGTGTGGTGCCTGGCCAGGCAATGCATCTCGAGCCTCCAATCCTGCAGTggctctgtgtggtgtgtgtgtgtgtgtgtgtgtgtgtgtgtgtgtgtgtgtgtgtgtgtgtatgtgtagctgGTGCTGTCTGACATAGACCGGCAGGGAGTCCACATCACCACTGccctgacagggagggagaccacaTCATTGCCCTCACTGCACACCGTCTGCAGCTTATTGCTTCCCCAAAGTGGTCATGTGGCTTCGTGTAGACCGTGGGGCGTGTCCCTCACTTGGGTCCCAACACtacatcccccaaccccctgaaACCTCTCGGAGACCCTTGAAATCATGCTGTCTGTGGCACAGGGGGACAGTGTTTTGAGTCAGCGCCCACGCTCATGGCAGCCTGCCGCCTAAGTGAGTGGTAAAGGAAATGGGAGCAGGATgaacagacatatggccaacgaAGGCCTGGGGAGGGTCCCTGTGAGAAGATGGCCGACcattgtgggaggaaggggaccgCTGTCTGTGCGGCAGACGCAAGCTCCAGGAATCCCAGGGCTCACGGGCACGGGTCTTTCCTGTGCACTGCCACACACGGGAGGAATGGGCAGCCGATCGTGAGAGGGGGGTGTGTGCTTGCCAGCGTGTCACGTTCCAGGCAACGGGGACAAACGGCAAGAGCGGCGCGCGTGATACGCAGCCTCCCCTAGTGTGGCGTCCTCTCCACGTCACACACCTCTGGTCACCGACCTTCCCTAGCCGGTGCACTGCTAGACTGCTGTCATGACATACATGTCTTCTGGGAGCAAAGATGGACGTAGAGAATATGCAAAGGAGGCTGAGCAGATGGAAAACCAGGGTGCACAGACAGCAGGCGCACAGCTGAAATGCGTCTCCCGGACAGCCAAGGTGACCGCTGAGTGGATTTGTCAGACTAGGGGCACAATGAACAACGGTGGCGGTGTACATGGAAAAGCGTGGAGGTCCCCCTTTACCCGTGTGTATAGACAGCCGCGTGCCCAGCGCAGCGTGGAATGCAAAGGTCGCTTTCGCATGGCCAGAAGCCAAACAGGGCACCCAGAGCGCACAGAGGGCCGGCTGCAAGCCCCCCGGAGGAGTTGCCCCGCACGGGGCCCACAGCCTTCCTGCCTATGCAACAGACGCGCCCCAGTTTCCTGGTGACCTAGGGGCGGGACCGCCGAAGCCACGCACGCCACCGTCCCTATGATTGGTCCCGAAGGCAGTGAAGCAGCCTGGGCGTGGCTTGGAGCTCCCTCAGCCTCAAAGCCGCAGGCGCACACCTCTCACCACAAAGGCCTCCGAGGCAGCATCGGCATGGCGATAGCCACCGCCGAGGCATCCTGGGTACAGCACCATGCGCATGCGCCCCCTCGACGTTtgggctctgggaggaagggggagcgaGTTGCCAGCCATTGCCCTCAGGGCTCCACTgactgggtctggggaggggggccgtgCTTTCACGTCCCGCTTCGTCGCCGGTAGGAGCCACAGTTGGTGTCTCGGGCCGGGGCCGCATGTTGCGCGACTCGTGTTTCCGAAACACTGGGGACGCCCGGAGGCCCCATGCCGCCTTCGACCGGGAAGGGGGCGGTCGAGAGACGAGGGCCCGTGGGGACACTGGGCCTCCGGCAGCGCCGGAGGTGCCGCAGGCCGAAGGCTTGCAGGCCACAAGCGAACAGCCTGTGCAGGAAGGCCAGGCCCGACCCGAGAGGCAGGTGGGCGGCCCCAGCGAGATATCGGTGCCGCTGGTGCATGACATAATGGCGGTGGAGGCGCTGTGGggcctggtggaggaggaggttgaggtgCCGGCCGCGGAAGAGGACAcgcgtggggaagaggggcatgaccagaggaagaagggggaggaggacgaggagcaggagcaggggaaggacaaggtCCAAGTTCACGAGGAGAAGGACCTGAAGGACGAGGGGGAGCAGCAGgaacagaagagcagaaggaggaggaggaggaagagggggagaggcagcaggagtcAAAGATTAGAAGGAGGACGAGcagcagaagcccaagcagaaggaggaagagcggaaggaggaggagttggcggaaatgaaaggggaggagcaggagcaccAGGGTGTACAAGCGGGCGCGGCCGTGGCGGTGGAGGCATCGGCGGCGgcagtggcaggggaaggggaccaggaggaggagcaggaggaggaagggaaggcgtgGGAGCCATCCAAGGGAGAGCAGAATTGCAaacggaggaggaagaggagcaggagaagggagcgctggaggagcagcagcagggcgaggaggaggtggagggaaaggaggacaaggaggagcgggaggaggaggaggaacagaagccgAGTGAGCAGGAAGGCCGATGGGTGGAAGAAGCCCAGgagctgcaggtgaagcagcaGAAGAAGGAGCGGGTAGAGTCAGGCCTCcgtccttgcccttccccactggaggctctggaggcccTTCAGATAGAGCTACAGCCGGTGAATAAACAAGCCAGCCGGGAGCACGCTCCACTCCAACTCAGGATGTGGCAGAGGCGGCAGCGTCATCTGGAACAGAGAAGTGCCCTTATCCAGGGCATCCGTGGTTTCTGGGCCAAGGCTGTatccttcctgctgctggtggagggtccagagggggctgggcttgcgcaagaggaaggaaagggaggtgacaTTTAGAGGAACCCAGGACAGGGACTGGAGCTAAGCCGCGCTCCAGTGGCCGGGAACGTGCAAACGTGATCCCATCCGGCGGTCCTggctctgcaatgagtgtgggaggagggcagtgccggggtgggggaggcatgtgTGCTTTACGTCGCACCTGGCACGGAAACAgcgctgggagagtggggagtggcggTGGAGGTCCAGGCCAGGACGGGGAAATGACCGAGGGCTTCTTCCCACACAAAGGCGCGTGGGGGCACGTTTCTGGGTCCCGCTCAGCATCTTGCTGCGGGGAAGGCGATGTGAATGCCCACTGGTCGGCGCGAGACCGGATGTGTGCTGTCTGGCTGTGTGGAAGTAAgcgtcctcagtgtcctcatgagcACACAAGGCTAGGCGTGGTTGCGGGCGTCTGGGCATGCACAGCCTCCTGTGCGTGTCTAGCAGAGCCCTGCGCGATCCTGAGACCCCGTGGGCCTGGACgcagcctgtggggagggctTGAGACCCTGGGGGAGGACGTCAGTCCCGGGGGGAGGACGCCTGGATGCTGTCCACACGTGTTCTCTGCTTCGAGCTCTCTCATGCCCAGCACCTGAAGGCTCTTTGACCTGCAGCAGTTTGTGAACCACCCTCAGATGTCAGCCCTGATTAGTAAGCCCGATGAAAGCATGCTTCGCCACATGACCAATTTGAAGGTCggcctgggagtgggaggtggtgtggggggctggccgtgtggggaggggaggtggtggggagaagtgacgtgttccttcctcaggggagggagggtgtcctggaagaagatttcacatttctgcccCACTGTACCACGGCAGGTGGAGGAACACAAGTTTCCCAGGGAATGCCGGAAGATCCTGCTGTTTTTTGTCAAGAACTCCTACTTCCAGAATGAAGTCGTTACGAAGGAGTATGTCCTAGGCCTTGCTGGTAAGTGTCCCCTGACTGCATGGGCGGCAGTGGGTGGAGGGTTGAATGTGACTGGTTCTCTGGCGCCGTCTCACATACTCGTCTTCCTGCAGGGTATAGGGCGTCTCATTCCAGTCCCATCCAGTGGCACCCAAGGTACAGACAGGAGGCCTACAGACGCAGGCATGACAACAGCAGCCTCAACTTCTTCAActggttctctgaccacagctttgCCGGCTCTAGCAGGATTGCTGAGGTGGTGAGGCCCTGTAACAAGGAAGGGAGGTGATTTTCATGGGTTCCCCCACTGCGTGGGATAGCTACCTGAGGCCTGGCCTGTCTCCCCTACCAGATAATCATAGAGGATCTTTGGCCCAATCCCCTGCCGTATTTCAAgatgaaggaggccccaggagagagaactgagagggaaagaggtgagcAGCCAAGGGTGTGGGCACTGAAATGTGTGCCGTGGGGTCCGTGGCACAATTCTCTTCTGCATGGAGGCACCGAGACTCACAGTGGCACAGGAGGTGACACCAGGTCAAAAGGGCATCGGCCTGAGACGGGGAGTCTTAAGAAGTAACGTGTCAAAGAGGCTTTTCCCTTTGGGGAGCctgaaggtgggaagggggctagacaaaaagaatgagcaaagcgGGACAACCAAAGCTGGCTCATCAGATAGCACGGTGACAACTGTCATTCCCGGACCATGAACCCCACCGTCAGGCCTCCTACCACCATCCCACATGTTGTCTGGCTTCGGGAGCCCCTTGTCAGCTTTGGCACAGCTTATCACACCCTCCCATTCTACTTTCCGTTTGGAAACATTCAAGCAACCTTAATCAGGGCCAAGATCAGACTCTcacctgtcctgtgtgtgtgtgtgtgtgtgtgtgtctgtgtgtgtgtgtgtgtgtctgtgtgtacccaTATATCCCAGGGATATGCACGATCTAGAGAAGAGTATGAAGGAGCATCGCACTTCATCGACCCCAGTGGAAACCCTTCCGATGCTCACCGATGGTCCACAAGATTCTCCTGTCCACGAAATGAGGACAAGGGTGGTGGTGACACGTGGCACAGGGCGGGGGTccaatacatttgaagaaatatagaatgggagataaatatcatgaagcggtttgtgtgtcttcctctcaggtACGCTCTGGGGCGTGTCCATGTATACATGCGGCTGTCCAGGGGTGTAAGTGTTCTGTGCCTGCACATTGGAGTTCCAAGGAAGGGCGGGACGTAGGACATTGTCCGTAGGGATGGGTCACACATTGGGATTGCATGTGAGGTCAGTAAGATTGAAGCAATGGGGACTTGGgtgagggaggccagggcacaaacctgagagaaaggccagtgcccaggttcctatctttcctgtgaaaaggaggaaattcaaggaaatggagacgCCAGCACAGGCCAGGGAGG
The sequence above is drawn from the Neofelis nebulosa isolate mNeoNeb1 chromosome Y, mNeoNeb1.pri, whole genome shotgun sequence genome and encodes:
- the LOC131503478 gene encoding LOW QUALITY PROTEIN: testis-specific Y-encoded protein 3-like (The sequence of the model RefSeq protein was modified relative to this genomic sequence to represent the inferred CDS: substituted 1 base at 1 genomic stop codon), with the protein product MLRDSCFRNTGDARRPHAAFDREGGGRETRARGDTGPPAAPEVPQAEGLQATSEQPVQEGQARPERQVGGPSEISVPLVHDIMAVEALWGLVEEEVEVPAAEEDTRSRSQRLEGGRAAEAQAEGGRAEGGGVGGNERGGAGAPGCTSGRGRGGGGIGGGSGRGRGPGGGAGGGREGVGAIQGRAELQTEEEEEQEKGALEEQQQGEEEVEGKEDKEEREEEEEQKPSEQEGRWVEEAQELQVKQQKKERVESGLRPCPSPLEALEALQIELQPVNKQASREHAPLQLRMWQRRQRHLEQRSALIQGIRGFWAKAFVNHPQMSALISKPDESMLRHMTNLKVEEHKFPRECRKILLFFVKNSYFQNEVVTKEYVLGLAGYRASHSSPIQWHPRYRQEAYRRRHDNSSLNFFNWFSDHSFAGSSRIAEIIIEDLWPNPLPYFKMKEAPGERTERERGICTIXRRV